The Nicotiana tabacum cultivar K326 chromosome 14, ASM71507v2, whole genome shotgun sequence genome contains a region encoding:
- the LOC107778103 gene encoding serine/threonine-protein kinase SAPK10 gives MDRVGIGVVPGMDMPIMHESDRYNFVDDIGSGNFGVARLMRDKQTKELVAVKYIERGDKIDKNIQREIINHRSLRHPNIVRFREVILTPTHLAIVMEFASGGELFKRICNAVRFSEDEARFFFQQLISGVSYCHSMQVCHRDLKLENTLLDGSPAPRLKICDFGYSKSSLLHSQPNSTVGTPAYIAPEVFLRKEYDGKIADVWSCGVTLYVMLVGAYPFEDPENPRDVKKTISRILSVQYSIPDHIEISEECRHLMSRIFVANPEQRITMHEIRNHKWFLKNLPADLVDDMMMSDHFEEPNQPMQSIDRIMQIISEATVPPVGLYNLEMLDDDLTDFDYDSDPDIDVESSGEMIYAN, from the exons ATGGATCGGGTTGGAATCGGCGTGGTACCGGGTATGGATATGCCGATCATGCACGAAAGTGATCGTTACAATTTTGTTGACGATATCGGGTCGGGTAATTTTGGAGTTGCGAGACTCATGAGAGATAAACAAACTAAAGAGCTAGTTGCTGTAAAGTATATCGAAAGAGGCGATAAG ATAGATAAAAACATTCAGCGGGAAATAATCAATCACCGGTCCCTACGGCATCCTAACATAGTTAGATTCAGAGAG GTTATTCTGACGCCAACTCATCTTGCTATTGTGATGGAATTTGCATCTGGGGGAGAGCTTTTTAAGAGAATTTGTAATGCAGTACGCTTCAGCGAGGATGAG GCTCGGTTCTTTTTCCAGCAACTTATATCCGGGGTCAGCTACTGCCACTCAATG CAAGTATGTCATCGGGACTTGAAGCTGGAAAATACGTTGCTTGATGGAAGCCCTGCGCCTCGTTTGAAGATATGTGATTTTGGGTATTCCAAG TCCTCTCTGTTGCATTCACAACCTAACTCAACAGTGGGAACTCCTGCTTATATTGCTCCGGAAGTTTTTCTAAGGAAAGAGTATGACGGCAAG ATTGCTGATGTTTGGTCATGTGGTGTTACATTATATGTGATGTTAGTGGGTGCATACCCGTTTGAAGATCCTGAGAACCCAAGGGATGTCAAGAAGACAATAAGC AGAATCTTGAGCGTGCAATATTCTATTCCAGATCACATTGAGATATCTGAGGAATGTCGCCACTTAATGTCAAGGATTTTTGTAGCAAATCCTGAACAG AGGATCACAATGCATGAAATCAGAAATCATAAATGGTTCTTGAAGAACCTTCCAGCTGATTTAGTGGATGATATGATGATGAGTGACCACTTTGAAGAGCCTAACCAGCCTATGCAGAGCATAGATAGGATTATGCAAATAATCTCGGAGGCCACCGTGCCACCTGTGGGCTTGTATAatttggaaatgctggatgatgACTTAACTGACTTTGATTATGATTCTGATCCTGATATTGATGTGGAGAGCAGCGGGGAGATGATATATGCAAACTGA